One genomic region from Mangifera indica cultivar Alphonso chromosome 17, CATAS_Mindica_2.1, whole genome shotgun sequence encodes:
- the LOC123200261 gene encoding aspartic proteinase CDR1-like, translating into MATLLAFVNVFMLFSSTLLIFHVHFTLSVNTTMKVKPLKFKLHHPETVFYTPNATIEDRGDRLLKASINRLYYLSARAGGGDPEYDALAGLVTSRELGRDGFFVDFSIGDPPVSQFALMDTGSDLVWVDCLTGFDPSESRTFAQYPCLADCNNGCSSTNGCMLQIGYVGGFSAGGVIAREKFTFQSSREGDTIVNDVVFGCFRKFSKTNKILPGIFGLGDLRTEFSIVKKMGSKFSYCLGNIYDESYIYNQLRLGEGTFLEGMETPLSNYVGVYHVDFEGISLGETRLDIDPNLFKRGTSSLRTGVAIDTGSHLSWFVPMAFKTIRSEVAKLIDQEFKVRRRYEEELWELCYFGDLALDFQSFPHMKFHLANGAYLDLDSSSLFYQKQTRVFCLGIGPSNEIRYHNFSLIGLMAQQKHNIAYDLTGKKLYIQKINCSLLDED; encoded by the coding sequence ATGGCAACTTTACTAGCTTTTGTTAACGTTTTCATGCTCTTTTCTTCAACTCTTTTGATCTTCCATGTCCATTTCACTTTATCTGTCAACACCACCATGAAAGTTAAACCACTAAAGTTTAAACTTCACCACCCTGAAACTGTATTCTACACGCCTAATGCCACCATTGAAGACCGTGGTGATCGCTTATTGAAAGCTTCAATCAATCGTTTATACTATTTGTCAGCAAGAGCAGGAGGAGGTGATCCTGAATATGATGCTCTTGCTGGTCTTGTAACCAGTAGAGAACTCGGTCGTGATGGCTTTTTTGTAGATTTCTCAATCGGTGACCCACCCGTTTCCCAGTTTGCTCTCATGGACACTGGCAGTGACCTTGTATGGGTCGACTGCTTAACTGGTTTTGATCCCTCTGAATCACGCACCTTCGCTCAATACCCATGTTTAGCTGATTGCAATAATGGATGCTCATCGACCAATGGATGCATGCTCCAGATTGGATACGTCGGTGGATTTTCGGCTGGGGGTGTTATTGCAAGAGAGAAATTCACTTTTCAATCATCAAGAGAAGGTGATACAATTGTAAATGATGTGGTGTTTGGATGTTTCAGGAAGTTttctaaaactaataaaatcttGCCAGGAATTTTTGGACTTGGCGATCTTAGAACTGAATTCTCTATTGTCAAGAAAATGGGCAGCAAATTTTCCTATTGTCTTGGCAACATTTACGATGAGAGCTACATATATAACCAACTAAGGTTAGGCGAGGGAACATTTCTGGAAGGTATGGAAACTCCTCTTTCAAATTACGTTGGCGTTTACCACGTTGATTTTGAAGGCATTAGTTTAGGGGAGACAAGGCTTGATATTGATCCAAATCTGTTCAAGAGAGGTACTTCTAGTCTCAGAACTGGAGTAGCCATTGACACTGGCTCTCATTTGAGTTGGTTTGTCCCAATGGCATTTAAAACTATACGCTCTGAAGTTGCGAAACTCATTGATCAGGAGTTCAAGGTGAGGAGGCGATATGAAGAAGAACTTTGGGAATTGTGCTACTTTGGGGACCTAGCCttggattttcaaagttttcctCATATGAAATTTCATCTGGCTAATGGTGCGTATTTGGATTTAGATAGTTCAAGCTTGTTCTATCAAAAGCAAACTAGAGTATTTTGCTTGGGAATTGGTCCAAGTAATGAAATTAGATATCATAATTTCTCACTTATAGGATTAATGGCTCAGCAGAAGCATAATATTGCTTACGATCTTACTGGAAAGAAACTATATATCCAGAAGATCAATTGTAGTCTTCTTGATGAAGATTAA